The nucleotide window CTCGGCAACACGAGGATGATCCGCACGCTCTGACAGTGAACTAGCCAGCGGCGTGCAGCGCCGATAAGCTAAGGGTGCTTGGTATGTAAACGCCAGGTGAGTCCTCCCCACAGGGGGACGGAACGTCGACGAAAGGCGGAAAGCCATGGGTGCAGACGACAAGACACAGAACAACGCCGAGAAGTTGGGCGGCAAGGTTCAGGAAGGCCTGGGCAAGGCCACCGGCAACAAGGAAATGGAAGCCGAGGGCCAGCAGGACCAGAGCAAGGCCGACCTCAAGAATGCCGGCGAGAACATCAAGGACGCGTTCAAGAAGTAGCCGGCAGAACATTGGTGGCATCGGGCCGCCAGCTGTGGGAAGGACCCGTGTGGGGTCCTTCCCACAGTTATCTCCGGGGCTACTGGGAGAAAGGTCTGGGCAACCGTCGCTGGCGCAGAGTACTGTTCAATGGCCAACCGGTTTTGCAGCAGTCGATCGCCGTCCAAGGAGACTCGCATGAAGAAGCTGATCAACGACCCGCAGTCAGTGGTAACTGAATCCGTCGAGGGGTTTGGTGCTGCCCATGCCGACCTGGTCGAGGTGCATACAGACCCGCTGTTCATCACCCGTAAGGATGCTCCGGTCCAGGGCAAGGTGGGGCTGGTTTCAGGCGGTGGAAGCGGCCATGAACCCCTGCACGCCGGGTTCGTTGGCCGCGGAATGCTCGACGCCGCGGTTCCCGGTGCAGTGTTCACCTCGCCGACTCCGGATCAGATCATTCCCGCCACGCTTGCCGTGAACGGCGGCGCCGGAGTGCTCCACATCGTCAAGAACTATACGGGCGACGTCCTCAACTTCGAGACCGCAGCCGAGATGGCTCAGGCCGAGGGTGTGGAGGTCCGGTCGGTCCTGATCAACGACGACGTCGCCGTGGAAGATTCGCTGTACACCGCAGGCCGCCGGGGTGTGGGCGGGACAGTGCTCGTTGAACGTATCGCCGGAGCCGCAGCCGAGCGCGGTGACTCCCTCGATGGCGTGACCGGCATTGCCCAGCGGGTCAATGACAACGTGCGCTCGATGGGCGTTGCGCTCTCGGCCTGCACGGTTCCGCACGCCGGCGTGCCCAGCTTCGATCTGACCGAGGAAGAAATTGAAATCGGCATAGGGATTCACGGCGAACCCGGCAGGCACAAGATCGCCATGGAGAATGCGGACGGCATCACCGACCGCCTCCTCGAGCCGATCCTCGCTGACCTCGCGGCTGCAGAAGGCGATCGCGTGCTGCTCTTTGTCAACGGAATGGGCGGCACCCCTGCCAGTGAGCTCTACATCGTGTACCGACGCGCGCGTCAGGTACTCGCCGAGCGCGGTATCTCGGTTGAACGCTCCTTGGTCGGGAACTACATCACCGCGCTGGAAATGCAGGGGGCATCGATTTCGGTGCTGAAGCTGGACGATGAAATGGTGGAACTCTGGGACACGCCGGTGTGGACGCCGGCCCTGCGATGGGGAGTGTAAATGGCGTTGACTGTGCAGTGGGCTGAAGCCTGGATCCGGGAGTGCTCACAGGTCCTCACCGAGCATCGTTCCGAGCTGATAGAGCTGGACCGGGTGATCGGCGACGCTGATCACGGCGAGAATATGCAGCGCGGGTTCGCCGCGGTGGTAGGAAAGCTCGACGACAGTGGCCAGGAAACACCGGGCGCCGTCTTCAAACTGACCGCCATGACCCTGATGTCCACCGTGGGTGGTGCGGCCGGTCCGTTGTACGGCACCGCGTTCCTTCGCGCGGCCACAGCGCTGGGTGACGTGGCCGAGATCGATCCTGCCGCCGTCGTCGTCTTCCTGACTGCAGCACGCGACGGCGTGGTGGCGCGCGGCAAAGCCGAGCCGGGGGACAAGACCATGATCGATGCGTGGACTCCGGCAGTCGAGGCTGCCGGCACTGCGCAGTCGGCCGGTGCATCGAGTGTTGAGGTGCTTGCGGCTGCAGCCAATGCCGCCCAGGCCGGGGCCCACGCAACCGAGCCGCTCATTGCCAGGAAAGGCCGGGCCAGCTACCTGGGAGAGCGCAGTGCCGGGCATCGTGACCCGGGCGCGCAGTCCTCGGCGCTGATTCTCCAGGCAGCAGCTGACACCGCAGGGCGTCAACAGTGACGGTTGGCCTGGTGATCGTCTCGCACAGCAGCAAGATCGCCGAGGGCGTGATCGAGCTGGCTGCGCAGATGGCGCCCAACGTCCAGATGGCAGCTGCGGGCGGAACCAGCGATTCACCGTCGCGGATCGGCACCAGCCTCGAGAAGGTGCAGTCGGCGCTTGAGGAGGCTGAGCGGGGCGACGGCGTCGTGGTTCTCACCGACCTCGGTTCGGCTGTCATGACTGCGGAGATGACCCTCGAGTTCCTCTCCCCGGATACCCGGTCGAGGATCCGGTTGCCGCAGGCCGCGCTGGTTGAAGGAGCGGTGGCGGCGGCTGTGCAGGCGGAGTCGGGCGGAACGGTGGACGAGGTCGCTTCCGCTGCCGAGCGTGCCATCGTTTCCATTGATCCTGAATCGCTTGAGCCGTTCGTCTCCCACGGAGCCGCCGCTCCCGGCCCGCCGGCGCCGCTGGAAGCAGCTGCCGAGCCGGCGGTGACGGGTGCGTGGACGCTGCCCAACAAGATGGGCCTGCATGCTCGTCCTGCCGCCGTCATAGCAAGGGCGCTCACGGATCTGGACGCCGAAGTGACCATCAACGGCGTGGATGGCAAGTCGGTGATGCTGCTGATGTCGCTTGCCCTCGGCGAGGGCAAGGAGCTCCACGCTGAGGCCACCGGCCCGGACGCACACAAGGCCATCGAGTATATCGGCGGTGAGGTGACGGCGGGGTTCGGGGAGCTCTAGCCGAACTTTTGCGCAGGTTCGGCGGCTTCCGGGCGGCGGAAGTCGCCGGAGGTGCGCAAAAGTTCCCAGGATGTGCGCAGAAGTTCCCCCGGGGTCAGGCGGGGAGCCGCAACCCGCGCGGAGTCTCCTCGGCCAGTCCGTCCGCAAGAAGGCCGTCCAGGGCACGCTCGAGCTGCTCAAGCGGAGCGTTCAACCCATACAGTTTCTCGAGTGCCGCCGGCGTACCGTACGCCAGGTCCACCGGGCGCTCGCGGATCAGCGGCCGCGGCACGGGGCTGTCTGCATGCCGCAGCACATGCATGATCGCCCCGCGCACCTGCCGGTCCGTTCCCGCCCACGACTGGCCCTTGGGCACATACGTCGGCGCCGGCTTCCCGGCCGCCACCCAGGCGCATCTCTCGAGGACCGGGCACCGCTCACAGGATGGCGTGCGCGCAGTGCAGACCAACGCGCCCAGCTCCATCACGGCCACGTTCCAGCGGACGGAGGCGGCGTCGTCGTCGGGCAGGAGTGTGGCAGCCCGTTTCATCTCGGCGGCGGTCAGCGTCGGCGCAGGCAGCGCGGCACCGCCCACCAGGCGCGCCTGGACACGGCGGATGTTCGTGTCTACCACCGTCTCGCGACGACCGAAGGCAAACGCCGCGACGGCGGCAGCGGTGTAGGTGCCGACGCCCGGCAGGGCAAGGAGCTCCCCATAGGAACCGGGCACCCTGCCCTCATGATGAACGACGACGGCGGTCGCCGCCGCATGAAGGCGCAGCGCCCGTCGAGGGTAGCCCAGGCGCCCCCAGTGGCGGAGGGCATCCCCCGTTGGGGCTGCGGCGAGATCCGCCGGCGTCGGCCAGCGCGACATCCAGTCTTCCCACACGGGCAGGACCCGCGCCACGGGAGTCTGCTGGAGCATGAACTCGCTCACCAGAACGCCCCAGGGGGTGCGGGAGGGGAGCCGCCAGGGTAGGTCGCGGGCGGCGTCGTCGAACCAGTCGCTCAGGCGAGCATGCAGCACTGCGGCGTCCACGGTGAAACTCCAAATGTTCGACGAATCGGCAGGATCCACCCTACCGAAGCGTCTGCGGATGTGATTGCCCGCGGCGTGGTGCGCACACCTGCCGGCGCCGGATCTCTTAGCCTTGAATCATGAGCTCGGCAGGAGGTACAGGCAGCAGCCGGGTGAATAATCCCCGGCGGAAACCGAGCCCCCTGGTCTACAAGCGGCGCCGCTGGCTGGTCGCAGTCCTTGCGCTCCTGCTCATCGGAGGCCTGGTCTGGGCAGGTATCGCGATTGCCGGGCTCTTCCGTGCGGATCCGGGTCCCGCGCCGGCAGCCGCGGGTCCCACCAGTGCTGCGGCTGGCCCGCCTGCGTCATCAACTCCCTCGGCGACTGCGACCGCCTCAGCTTCCCCGACACCGACGCCGACGCCGACACCCACGGCGACGCCGACCGAACCGGTGTGCAACCCGGCGTCGATCAAGGTCACCGGCAGTCTGGACGCCGAAACCTATGCGCCGGACCAGAATCCGATGCTGTCCCTCACGGTCAGCAACACGGGCGAGGTTCCCTGCCCGGTGAACGTCGGCACCTCGCAGATGGAGTTCCTGATCACCAGCGGCGAGGACCGGGTCTTCTCGTCCCGGGACTGCCAGGAGGGCGCGGAGGACCTCGAGGTGACCATAAAACCAGGAAAATCCGAGACCGCGCGCTTCACCTGGGAGCGGATCCGGAGCGCGCCCGAGTGCGCAGCAGCTGATGGGGTGCCAGGCCCCGGCCAGTATGCCTTCCAGACCCGCCTCGGCGAACGCACTAGCGACGAGATTGCGTTCACGCTTCAGTAGCGCTGAACTTCAGGCTCACGCGGGCTACATGAAGCGGTCGAGCAGACTGGTTTCCGCGATCCGTGAAAGGCCCTCACGGACGGTCCGCGCCCGCTGTTCGCCGATGCCGTCCACCGCCATGAGGTCATCGATGTTGGCGGCCATGAGGTTCTGCAATCCATCGAAGTGGTCCACGAGCCGGTTGGCGACCGTGGGAGGCATGGCCTTGATCCCTGAGAGCAGTCGGTAACCCTTGGGCTGCACCACCGCGTCGAGGGAGTCTGTTGACGGGTTGAAGCCGAGCACGCTTGCGATGGTGCCGAGGTCAATGAGGTCGGTGGAGCTGAACCCCTGGAGGCGTGCCAACTGGTCCTCGACCGGCGTGGAACTTGCGCCCAGTCCCGAGTAGTCGCGGAGCACCATTTCGCTGCCCGGGCCCAGGCCGGTTGTCAGCTCCTCGACCTGCAGGGAGAGAAGGCGGCCGTCGATGCCAAGCTCGAGCACGTACTGTGAAATTTCCTCGGAGATGCGGCGCACCATTTCCTGGCGCTGCAGGGTAACGGCGACGTCGCGGACCGTCACCATGGCTTCGATTTCCAGTGCCGAGAGTGATCCGGTGACCTGGTCGAGGCGCGCACGGTAACGCTCGAGGGTGGCGAGCGCCTGGTTGGCGCGTGCGAGTACGGGTTCGGATCCTTCCAGTACATAGCGGAGGCCGTCTATGTAGAGCGCGATGATCTGCATGGACTGGCTGACGGAGATGACGGGAACGCCGGTCTGGATGGCTACGCGCTCGGCCGTCCGGTGGCGGGTTCCCGACTCCTGCGTCTCGATCCGGTGGTCCGGCACCAGCTGCACGCCGGCACGCAGGATCTTGCCCGCGTCCCGGTCACAGACGATTGCACCGTCCATCTTTGCGAGCTCGCGCAGCCGCGTGGGGGAGAAGTCGATTCCGATGTCGAAGCCGCCCGAGCAGATTGAATCCACTGTGCGGTCGAACCCAAGGACGATCAGGGCGCCGGTGCGGCCGCGCAGGATCCGCTCAAGGCCGTCGCGCAACTGCGTACCCGGGGCTACCCGCGCCAGGGTTGCCTTCAGCGCGTCCTCCGGACTGCGTACCATCTCACTCCCTCTTCGAGCCGGACAGGCGAATGCACAGCCCGGCAGTTCCTAATCCTATGGGAGCACGGCTTGCGCTGACGGCCCAGTTTCCGCTCAAATGCGTAACGTTCGGGGTGCTGGGGCTTCGGAAAGGCGACGGGAAGCGTCAGAAGAGCAGTTCGAGGGCTTCCGTGAGGGTGCTGACCTGCTTCACGGTGAAGCCGGCCGGTATGCGGCCCGGCCCATTGGGGGACTCGGGCACGACGGCGTGGGTGAATCCAAGGCGCTCGGCCTCCTGGATGCGCCGTGAGATTCCGGGAACCGGACGGACCTCACCGGCGAGTCCCACTTCCCCGAACGCGATCATGCGGGAGGGAAGCGCCTGGTTGGTCTTGGCGGAGGCAATGGCGAGCGCAACCGAGAGATCCGTTGCAGGTTCGCTCAGCTTTACGCCGCCTACCGTGGCCACGTAGCTGTCATCCTTGTGCAGCTGCAGCGATGCCCGGCGCTGCAGGACGGCGAGGAGCATGGAGACCCTCGAGCTGTCCAGGCCGCTGGTCGCACGGCGCGGCTGTGAGTTTGCCGATTCGGCGAGCAGGGCCTGGACCTCCGCCAGCAGCGGACGCCTGCCCTCAAGGGTGACCGTGATGCAGGTTCCGGCCACCGGTTCCTTGGTGCGGGATACAAACAGCCCGCTTGGATCCGCGAGGCCCACAATCCCGGTATCGGTCAGGTCGAAGCACCCCACCTCATCTGTAGGTCCGTACCTGTTCTTCACCGCCCGCATCAGGCGGAGGCGCGAGTGCCGCTCACCCTCGAACTGGCACACCACATCAACGAGGTGCTCAAGCAGCCGTGGGCCCGCGATAGAGCCGTCCTTGGTGACGTGCCCGACCAGCAGCGTGGTCATCCCGCGGGTCTTCGCCGCGTTGATGAGGGAGGCCGCCACTTCCCGCACCTGCGTGACCCCGCCAGCGCTGCCGTCCACGTCCGGGCTGCTGAGCGTCTGCACCGAGTCCACGATGAGCAAAGCCGGATCCACCTTCTCAACCTGACCCAGGGCCTGGCTGAGGTCCGACTCCGCCGTGAGGTACAGCGTGTCCGCCAGCGCGCCGATGCGTTCCGCCCGCAACTTCACCTGCGCGGACGATTCCTCACCGGTGACGTAGAGAACGGTGCGTCCCAGCCGGGCGACCCTGGCGGCGACGTCCAGCAGCAGCGTGGACTTGCCGACTCCGGGCTCGCCGGCCACGAGGATCACTGCGCCCGGAACCAGCCCGCCGCCGAGGACCCTGTCCAGCTCACCGATCTCAGTGGGCTGGTAGGACGCCGCGGTGGAGTCCACCTCAGCGATCCGGAGGGCAGGGCGCGCGACGGTAGTGGCCGCCGTCGTACGCGCCACTCCTGCCGCCGCGGCCTCCTCCACCGTGCCCCACGCCTGGCATTCACCGCACCGGCCCACCCACTTGGCCGTGGTCCAGCCGCACTCACCGCAACGGTAGGCGGGGGATTGCGTGCGCGATCGCGCGGTCTTTGTAGCCATGGCTCAAACGTACCGGGTGCAACTGACAGTCCCGCTGAGGCTCAGCCGTTGATCCTCACAGTTTGGGCAGGTAGCCGGCGGCGTCCTCATGGGAGAGGCCGGTGGCCTCAAGGAGGTCGACGACAAGCGGCCGGTACAGGACAACCAGGCCCTCACCCTCGAGGCGCTTCACATTGAGGCGTGCGGGGTGCAGGACGGTGGCCACGGCAGCCAGCTCCTCCCGCGCCCTGCGCAGGTGCTGATCGCGTTCGGCCGTGGAGGAGGAGTGCAGGGCAAGCGCCAGCACATCCACGGCGTCGGCCGTTTCCTCGATCACCTGGGCAAGGGACTGCACCGCTTCGTCCGAGAGCGCAGCGTGATTGATCACCGAGGTCAGCCGCCGTGAGAACACGCGGCTGTTGCGGATTGCCAGGTCGATGTAGCTGATCGAACCGCGCAGCTCTCCGAGTTCACCCCGGTGCCGCCGATATGCCGGTGACAACCGCGCAACTTCAGCGGACGCCCGCATCGAACCCGACAGTCCGTCCATGAGCGGCTGACAGTTCCTCGCCCGGATCAGCGCGTGCCAGGCCTGCGTGGGATCGCTCGCGGACAGCGCGCTTGAGTTCTCGCGCAGCACCCCGGAGAGCTCTCCGAGCAGCTTGCGCACGTCGCCCTTCGGTTCACGGCGGGGATCCCGCGGTATGGCCATAGTGATCAGCAGCGCGCACGCACCGCCGATGATGGCGTCCACACTGCGCGTGAACGGTCCTCCTTCCGGGGCAGGCAGGAGCACAACGAGGAGGGACTGCAGAGCCAGCTGGGTGGTGAAGATGGTCCCACTGTCCAGGAACCGGGCCAGTAGCACCGACACGAAAAGAACGACGGCGGCCTGCCACAGTCCCGTGCCCAGTACCGCCAGAAGCACGTCACCCACAGCAATGCCGAGCGTGCACCCGAACCCGACTTCCAGCACCCGACGCAGCCGCGGATCCCGCGAAAACCCCAGCGCGATGAGCGCGGAGGTGGCGGCGAAAAGCGGTCCATCATGTCCGAGCACCTGCTCGGCAAACGCATAGGCGCCCACCGCGCCGACGGTGATCTGGACGGCCGGGAGCACGGAAGAGCGGCTGCGGCGCAGGCCGACGCGGGATCGGTTGCGCAGAAAGGAACGTGCGCGGTCCAGTCGCGAGCGCCGGGTCATACGCCTGACCCTACCGCCGGGAACGATCCATCAGGGTGAAGCTGGTGGACCTGCCCGCAGTCCGCGTCCGAACGGCCGCGAGCGGCGCAACGAGCAGGAGCGCGCCTGCCACCAGCTCCAGGAATTCCTCCAGGTGGTACAGCACTGCCAGTGCTGCGGTCGGAGCACCAAGGCGGATAACCTCCCCTGCCACGAATTCAAGCCCGACGGCGGCGAACAACAGGGTTGCTATGCCCAGCACGATCAGTCGGGTTGACCCTTCCGGCAGGTGGCGGGCGCTGACCACCGCCAGCAGGAGAACTACAAGGCCGATGGGGATGCCGAAAACGAGCCAGACGAAGGTGAAATCAGCGACGTCAACGAACTGCCCTGCAAGGGCGTCGAGGCGTTCATGCAGCCAGGTTCCCTCGTCGAGGCACAGGAGGAACACCATGCCGGCGAGGATCCACCAGGCAGCAGCCCCCTTGATTCTCTGATGCCGGGCGAGTACGGCCACGAAGCTGAGGGTTGTCGTTGCCGCGGCCAGCTGCACCACTGCCCACCAGGTCGGGAAGTTGCCCTCATAGTTGACATCGAAATACACGCTGAAGAGGGTTTCGCCTCTTGCCTGACCGGTCAGTAGTGGTGCGATGAGGCTGAATCCGACAACCAGCGCATGAACCAGTCCCAGACCTACGAGCAGGCGGCGCCACCGCAACGGATGACCCGGGCGCACAGCGGCGGCATCCTGGTGCTCCGCGTACCCGCCGTCAAGGCTGCTTTCCGTGGTCATACCCCTAACGCTAGCGGCTGGCAGTGAGGACGAAGGTGACAGCTCAATAACTCATTCCGCCCAAAGCACAAGGGTTGGCGGCAGGATCACGGCCAATGTCCTCCCGGCGTTCATCTTCCGTTCACTTTGACCCGTCAATCTCGTTACCTGCGGTGCCTAGCGTGTGGTGAGTACCCGATCTCGTACACACAACGCGGGTGACATCCGAGCACCGACTGT belongs to Arthrobacter tumbae and includes:
- a CDS encoding CsbD family protein; the protein is MGADDKTQNNAEKLGGKVQEGLGKATGNKEMEAEGQQDQSKADLKNAGENIKDAFKK
- the radA gene encoding DNA repair protein RadA, giving the protein MATKTARSRTQSPAYRCGECGWTTAKWVGRCGECQAWGTVEEAAAAGVARTTAATTVARPALRIAEVDSTAASYQPTEIGELDRVLGGGLVPGAVILVAGEPGVGKSTLLLDVAARVARLGRTVLYVTGEESSAQVKLRAERIGALADTLYLTAESDLSQALGQVEKVDPALLIVDSVQTLSSPDVDGSAGGVTQVREVAASLINAAKTRGMTTLLVGHVTKDGSIAGPRLLEHLVDVVCQFEGERHSRLRLMRAVKNRYGPTDEVGCFDLTDTGIVGLADPSGLFVSRTKEPVAGTCITVTLEGRRPLLAEVQALLAESANSQPRRATSGLDSSRVSMLLAVLQRRASLQLHKDDSYVATVGGVKLSEPATDLSVALAIASAKTNQALPSRMIAFGEVGLAGEVRPVPGISRRIQEAERLGFTHAVVPESPNGPGRIPAGFTVKQVSTLTEALELLF
- the dhaL gene encoding dihydroxyacetone kinase subunit DhaL, which codes for MALTVQWAEAWIRECSQVLTEHRSELIELDRVIGDADHGENMQRGFAAVVGKLDDSGQETPGAVFKLTAMTLMSTVGGAAGPLYGTAFLRAATALGDVAEIDPAAVVVFLTAARDGVVARGKAEPGDKTMIDAWTPAVEAAGTAQSAGASSVEVLAAAANAAQAGAHATEPLIARKGRASYLGERSAGHRDPGAQSSALILQAAADTAGRQQ
- the dhaM gene encoding dihydroxyacetone kinase phosphoryl donor subunit DhaM, giving the protein MTVGLVIVSHSSKIAEGVIELAAQMAPNVQMAAAGGTSDSPSRIGTSLEKVQSALEEAERGDGVVVLTDLGSAVMTAEMTLEFLSPDTRSRIRLPQAALVEGAVAAAVQAESGGTVDEVASAAERAIVSIDPESLEPFVSHGAAAPGPPAPLEAAAEPAVTGAWTLPNKMGLHARPAAVIARALTDLDAEVTINGVDGKSVMLLMSLALGEGKELHAEATGPDAHKAIEYIGGEVTAGFGEL
- the disA gene encoding DNA integrity scanning diadenylate cyclase DisA, with the protein product MVRSPEDALKATLARVAPGTQLRDGLERILRGRTGALIVLGFDRTVDSICSGGFDIGIDFSPTRLRELAKMDGAIVCDRDAGKILRAGVQLVPDHRIETQESGTRHRTAERVAIQTGVPVISVSQSMQIIALYIDGLRYVLEGSEPVLARANQALATLERYRARLDQVTGSLSALEIEAMVTVRDVAVTLQRQEMVRRISEEISQYVLELGIDGRLLSLQVEELTTGLGPGSEMVLRDYSGLGASSTPVEDQLARLQGFSSTDLIDLGTIASVLGFNPSTDSLDAVVQPKGYRLLSGIKAMPPTVANRLVDHFDGLQNLMAANIDDLMAVDGIGEQRARTVREGLSRIAETSLLDRFM
- a CDS encoding FUSC family protein, yielding MTRRSRLDRARSFLRNRSRVGLRRSRSSVLPAVQITVGAVGAYAFAEQVLGHDGPLFAATSALIALGFSRDPRLRRVLEVGFGCTLGIAVGDVLLAVLGTGLWQAAVVLFVSVLLARFLDSGTIFTTQLALQSLLVVLLPAPEGGPFTRSVDAIIGGACALLITMAIPRDPRREPKGDVRKLLGELSGVLRENSSALSASDPTQAWHALIRARNCQPLMDGLSGSMRASAEVARLSPAYRRHRGELGELRGSISYIDLAIRNSRVFSRRLTSVINHAALSDEAVQSLAQVIEETADAVDVLALALHSSSTAERDQHLRRAREELAAVATVLHPARLNVKRLEGEGLVVLYRPLVVDLLEATGLSHEDAAGYLPKL
- the dhaK gene encoding dihydroxyacetone kinase subunit DhaK; the protein is MKKLINDPQSVVTESVEGFGAAHADLVEVHTDPLFITRKDAPVQGKVGLVSGGGSGHEPLHAGFVGRGMLDAAVPGAVFTSPTPDQIIPATLAVNGGAGVLHIVKNYTGDVLNFETAAEMAQAEGVEVRSVLINDDVAVEDSLYTAGRRGVGGTVLVERIAGAAAERGDSLDGVTGIAQRVNDNVRSMGVALSACTVPHAGVPSFDLTEEEIEIGIGIHGEPGRHKIAMENADGITDRLLEPILADLAAAEGDRVLLFVNGMGGTPASELYIVYRRARQVLAERGISVERSLVGNYITALEMQGASISVLKLDDEMVELWDTPVWTPALRWGV
- a CDS encoding A/G-specific adenine glycosylase, with the translated sequence MDAAVLHARLSDWFDDAARDLPWRLPSRTPWGVLVSEFMLQQTPVARVLPVWEDWMSRWPTPADLAAAPTGDALRHWGRLGYPRRALRLHAAATAVVVHHEGRVPGSYGELLALPGVGTYTAAAVAAFAFGRRETVVDTNIRRVQARLVGGAALPAPTLTAAEMKRAATLLPDDDAASVRWNVAVMELGALVCTARTPSCERCPVLERCAWVAAGKPAPTYVPKGQSWAGTDRQVRGAIMHVLRHADSPVPRPLIRERPVDLAYGTPAALEKLYGLNAPLEQLERALDGLLADGLAEETPRGLRLPA